One Siniperca chuatsi isolate FFG_IHB_CAS linkage group LG5, ASM2008510v1, whole genome shotgun sequence DNA window includes the following coding sequences:
- the LOC122876799 gene encoding polyubiquitin-like → MEITVTMLGGTSHTLTVSPQDTVGSLKNLIQKKLRVPLQDQKLVFVSGQNTTLSDDSKTVSEYGLQSGSQVSLLVTQPATIQVFLKNDKGTSSVYDIKPDETVTDFTQKVGSREKVPVSQLYLVHEGKQMTEGKLSDYDVKAGSTIYMCLRLRGG, encoded by the coding sequence ATGGAGATAACCGTCACGATGCTGGGTGGGACGTcccacacactgactgtgtcCCCACAGGACACAGTGGGCTCTTTGAAAAACCTCATCCAGAAGAAACTACGAGTTCCCCTTCAGGACCAGAAGCTGGTCTTTGTCAGCGGCCAGAATACAACTCTCAGCGATGACTCAAAGACTGTCAGCGAATACGGCTTACAGTCTGGCTCCCAGGTGTCTCTGTTGGTGACCCAGCCGGCTACCATCCAGGTGTTCCTCAAAAACGACAAGGGGACGAGCAGTGTCTATGACATCAAACCCGACGAGACTGTGACAGACTTCACGCAGAAGGTCGGGTCCAGAGAGAAGGTGCCGGTGAGCCAGCTGTATCTGGTTCACGAAGGCAAACAGATGACGGAGGGTAAGCTGTCCGACTACGACGTCAAAGCGGGGAGCACCATCTACATGTGTCTCCGTCtgagaggaggctga